In Deltaproteobacteria bacterium, a single window of DNA contains:
- the argC gene encoding N-acetyl-gamma-glutamyl-phosphate reductase, with the protein MIKAGVVGATGYAGAELVRLLAGHPDALPTILTSRQFAGIRFDTVYPAMAGEVGLTCESLSVERLIENCDVVFTALPHKIPMTIVPELVAGGTKVVDLSADFRFSEAEQYEAHYQQHTARDLLEKAVYGLCEVYREAVQGTVLVGNPGCYPTSALLPLVPLLKSGMLEVGSIVVDSKSGVSGAGRSLSISSHFCEADESFKAYKVATHRHNPEIDAILSREAGRPVSVTFVPHLVPMARGMFTTIYAVSQGKLSMEEVRNCLSSYYEGRRFVRIVGPARVPDTRHVRGTNYCDIGFTLDEPRGRLILMSAIDNLVKGAAGQAVQNMNIMFGLDETAGLTNVPFPV; encoded by the coding sequence ATGATAAAAGCAGGTGTCGTAGGGGCGACGGGGTATGCGGGTGCCGAACTGGTCAGGCTGCTGGCCGGACATCCGGATGCGTTGCCGACGATATTGACCTCCAGGCAGTTTGCGGGCATCCGTTTCGACACCGTCTATCCGGCCATGGCCGGTGAGGTGGGCCTTACCTGCGAATCCCTCTCCGTGGAGCGCCTGATTGAAAATTGTGATGTCGTTTTCACCGCCCTGCCGCACAAGATTCCCATGACGATCGTCCCGGAACTGGTCGCCGGCGGGACAAAGGTGGTCGATCTTTCCGCGGATTTCAGATTTAGTGAAGCAGAGCAATACGAGGCGCACTACCAGCAGCATACGGCCAGGGATCTCCTCGAAAAGGCCGTATACGGTCTCTGTGAAGTCTACCGCGAGGCGGTGCAGGGGACTGTCCTCGTGGGCAACCCGGGCTGCTACCCCACAAGCGCGCTGTTGCCCCTGGTGCCGCTTCTGAAAAGCGGTATGCTCGAAGTCGGATCGATTGTCGTCGATTCAAAATCGGGCGTCAGCGGTGCAGGGCGTTCCCTTTCGATATCGTCCCATTTTTGTGAAGCCGATGAGTCGTTCAAGGCCTACAAGGTTGCCACGCACCGGCACAACCCCGAGATAGATGCGATCCTCAGCAGGGAGGCCGGTCGGCCGGTAAGCGTGACCTTCGTGCCCCACCTTGTTCCCATGGCGCGCGGCATGTTTACAACCATCTACGCGGTATCGCAGGGAAAGCTCTCAATGGAAGAGGTTCGGAACTGTCTGTCGTCCTATTACGAGGGGAGGCGGTTTGTACGCATCGTCGGCCCGGCGAGGGTGCCGGACACGAGGCATGTGCGTGGAACCAATTATTGCGATATCGGTTTCACCCTGGACGAACCCCGTGGGCGGCTCATCCTGATGTCCGCCATCGACAACCTGGTGAAAGGGGCCGCCGGTCA
- the lspA gene encoding signal peptidase II: protein MKVNNKYLFLCVIAAGVVILDQATKRLVEAAIPLYDSIVLIPGFFDLTHLTNTGGAFGFLAGKSSLFKHLFFLIASLAAMGMIIYMYWKTPRQYVFLRGGLALIMGGAVGNMIDRLRLGKVVDFLDVHVQDMHWPAFNIADSAITVGILIFVYHLLFKKMPE from the coding sequence TTGAAAGTTAATAACAAATATCTATTCCTCTGCGTTATTGCCGCCGGGGTGGTCATCCTCGACCAGGCAACCAAACGGCTGGTCGAGGCGGCGATTCCTCTGTACGACTCCATCGTGCTGATTCCGGGTTTTTTCGACCTCACCCATCTGACCAACACCGGCGGGGCTTTCGGGTTTCTGGCGGGGAAAAGTTCACTGTTCAAGCACCTGTTTTTTCTGATTGCGTCCTTGGCCGCCATGGGCATGATCATATACATGTACTGGAAAACGCCGCGGCAATACGTGTTTCTCCGGGGTGGGCTGGCCCTGATTATGGGCGGGGCCGTCGGGAACATGATCGACAGGCTGCGTCTCGGGAAGGTGGTCGACTTTCTGGACGTACATGTCCAGGACATGCACTGGCCTGCGTTCAACATTGCCGACAGTGCCATCACTGTGGGCATTCTCATCTTCGTGTACCACCTGCTGTTCAAGAAAATGCCCGAATAA